In one Conger conger chromosome 5, fConCon1.1, whole genome shotgun sequence genomic region, the following are encoded:
- the rab10 gene encoding ras-related protein Rab-10 — MAKKTYDLLFKLLLIGDSGVGKTCVLFRFSDDAFNTTFISTIGIDFKIKTVELQGKKIKLQIWDTAGQERFHTITTSYYRGAMGIMLVYDITNAKSFENISKWLRNIDEHANEDVERMLLGNKCDMEDKRVVPKAKGEQIAREHGIRFFETSAKANINIEKAFLTLAEDILRKTPVKEPNSENVDISSGGGVTGWKSKCCS; from the exons ATGGCGAAAAAGACGTACGACCTGCTGTTCAAGCTCCTTCTAATCGGGGACTCCGGTGTGGGGAAGACCTGCGTGCTGTTCCGCTTCTCCGACGACGCCTTCAACACCACCTTCATCTCCACTATAG gAATTGATTTCAAGATCAAAACCGTTGAATTacaaggaaagaaaataaaactacagaTATG GGACACTGCAGGACAGGAGCGCTTCCACACCATCACCACCTCCTACTACAGAGGCGCCATGGGCATCATGCTGGTCTACGACATCACCAACGCCAAGAGCTTCGAGAACATCAGCAAGTGGCTGAGGAACATCGatgag cacgcGAACGAGGACGTGGAGAGGATGCTGCTCGGGAACAAGTGTGACATGGAGGACAAGAGGGTGGTCCCCAAGGCGAAGGGAGAACAG atCGCGAGGGAACACGGCATTAGGTTTTTCGAGACGAGTGCGAAGGCGAACATCAACATCGAGAAGGCCTTCCTCACGTTAGCGGAAGACATTCTAAGAAAG acGCCGGTAAAGGAGCCCAACAGTGAGAATGTAGATATCAGCAGTGGGGGTGGGGTCACGGGATGGAAGAGCAAGTGCTGCAGCTGA